In Phreatobacter stygius, a genomic segment contains:
- a CDS encoding NAD(P)-dependent oxidoreductase: MTRIGFIGLGKLGLPVAMRLAKAGHDVIGFDRSADRRGEAAGRGLGLAGDGPAAVAGAAFVFTSLPDDAALKGALLADAGLVQALAGGAILVETSTVSPEASASVAEALAARDVGYLRSPVSGNPVLAEAGTLTAMASGPRAAFDLAVPVLEAFTKAQVYLGEAEQARYAKLAINLMIAVSAGMMADALVLAEKGEVPWAAMLDLMAESAVGSPMVKYKVPPLKTRDYSSTFSCGQMAKDLDLILGAASAAGLSLPYGDLARATYRDLIESGRSDADFIAAVERAEERAGLGPR; encoded by the coding sequence ATGACCAGGATCGGCTTCATCGGGCTCGGCAAGCTCGGACTGCCCGTTGCCATGCGCCTCGCCAAGGCCGGCCATGACGTCATCGGCTTCGACCGGTCCGCCGACCGGCGCGGCGAGGCGGCCGGACGGGGGCTTGGCCTCGCTGGCGACGGACCGGCGGCTGTCGCCGGCGCCGCCTTCGTCTTCACCTCGCTGCCCGACGACGCCGCCTTGAAGGGCGCGCTTCTTGCCGACGCCGGCCTGGTGCAGGCGCTCGCGGGCGGAGCCATTCTGGTCGAAACCTCGACGGTGTCGCCGGAAGCCTCGGCCAGCGTCGCCGAAGCACTCGCAGCCCGCGATGTCGGCTATCTTCGCTCGCCCGTGTCGGGCAATCCGGTGCTGGCCGAGGCCGGCACGCTGACGGCCATGGCCTCCGGCCCGCGCGCCGCCTTCGATCTCGCCGTCCCGGTTCTCGAGGCCTTCACCAAGGCGCAGGTCTATCTCGGCGAGGCCGAACAGGCGCGTTACGCCAAGCTCGCGATCAACCTGATGATCGCGGTCAGCGCGGGAATGATGGCCGACGCGCTGGTGCTGGCCGAAAAGGGCGAAGTGCCCTGGGCCGCCATGCTCGACCTGATGGCGGAGAGCGCGGTCGGCTCGCCCATGGTCAAATACAAGGTGCCGCCGCTCAAGACCCGGGACTATTCATCGACCTTTTCCTGCGGCCAGATGGCCAAGGACCTGGATCTGATCCTCGGCGCCGCCTCGGCCGCCGGCCTGTCCCTGCCTTATGGCGACCTCGCACGAGCGACCTATCGCGACCTGATCGAGAGCGGCCGAAGCGACGCCGATTTCATTGCCGCGGTCGAGCGTGCGGAAGAACGCGCCGGCCTCGGCCCGCGGTGA
- a CDS encoding ATP-binding protein: MSAFVSPGFGKVRRWLTPRRAVAVVLAVATLAALDFAARYAAARWAYGSVRVAAATAAELRVAVLQSEIEKHRTLPLILAEDPDVRAALASKDPERIAALNPKLETLSTNARVSVIYLLDPLGMTIAASNWRTPTSFIGNNYAFRPYYRLAVAHGAAEHFAFGTVSQLPGLFLTRRLDGPDGVIGIIVVKVEVQAIETEWRRFATPTFVTDERSIVLISSEPAWRFHATAPIAAGERAEIRASLQFGDASLELLPLATRLSGADQDVVRARLPGEAQDRMFVEHATEVPTTQWRLHVLAPAEPTLGLAAAAARAVALLAGLIGLGTAGLWRLNHRRRETERARQERVRRELETNVRQRTAELETVNGRLVAEIDERQRAQAALDNLQDELVQASKLAVLGQISASVAHEINQPVAAIRTFADNARELLARNEVTVASGNLATIASLTDKIGTITGELRAFARKAPAKVEAVRLQTVIDGALLLVGHRLRLQAVDLEVVMAEPDLIVTADRIRLEQVLVNLLQNALEALSNTPDGRIRIAAGTEADRVSIEIADNGPGLPAEVMASLFMPFTTTKPGGLGLGLVISNDIITEAGGSFAVENRGGAVFTITLPRAS, encoded by the coding sequence ATGTCGGCTTTTGTGTCTCCCGGCTTCGGCAAGGTCCGGCGTTGGCTCACCCCGCGCCGGGCGGTCGCCGTGGTGCTGGCGGTCGCGACGCTCGCCGCGCTCGATTTCGCCGCCCGCTATGCCGCCGCGCGCTGGGCCTATGGCAGCGTCCGCGTCGCCGCCGCGACCGCCGCCGAACTGCGCGTCGCCGTGCTGCAGAGCGAGATCGAGAAACACCGCACGCTGCCACTGATCCTGGCCGAGGACCCGGACGTGCGCGCGGCGCTCGCCTCGAAAGATCCGGAGCGCATCGCAGCGCTCAATCCCAAGCTCGAGACCTTGAGCACCAATGCGCGCGTCTCGGTCATCTACCTGCTCGATCCCTTGGGCATGACGATCGCCGCCAGCAACTGGCGCACGCCGACGAGTTTCATCGGCAACAACTATGCCTTCCGCCCCTATTACCGCCTGGCGGTAGCCCATGGCGCGGCCGAACATTTCGCCTTCGGCACGGTGAGCCAGCTGCCCGGCCTGTTCCTGACCCGCCGGCTCGACGGGCCGGACGGCGTCATCGGCATCATCGTGGTCAAGGTCGAAGTCCAGGCGATCGAGACCGAATGGCGGCGCTTCGCCACGCCGACCTTCGTGACCGACGAGCGCAGCATCGTGCTGATCTCCAGCGAGCCGGCCTGGCGTTTCCACGCGACCGCGCCGATCGCCGCCGGCGAACGCGCCGAGATCCGGGCGAGCCTGCAATTCGGCGATGCCTCGCTCGAGCTGCTGCCCTTGGCCACCCGCCTCAGCGGAGCCGATCAGGACGTGGTCAGGGCGCGGCTGCCGGGCGAGGCGCAGGACCGGATGTTCGTCGAACACGCGACCGAGGTGCCGACCACCCAGTGGCGCCTGCACGTGCTGGCGCCGGCCGAGCCGACGCTCGGCCTCGCCGCGGCCGCGGCGCGCGCGGTTGCCTTGCTCGCCGGACTGATCGGCCTCGGCACCGCCGGGCTCTGGCGGCTCAATCACCGGCGGCGCGAGACCGAGCGCGCCCGCCAGGAGCGCGTCAGGCGCGAGCTCGAGACCAATGTCCGGCAGCGCACTGCCGAACTAGAGACCGTCAATGGCCGGCTGGTCGCCGAAATCGACGAGCGGCAGCGCGCCCAGGCCGCCCTCGACAACCTGCAGGACGAGCTCGTCCAGGCGAGCAAGCTCGCGGTGCTCGGCCAGATCTCGGCCAGCGTCGCCCATGAGATCAACCAGCCGGTCGCGGCGATCAGGACCTTCGCCGACAATGCCAGGGAACTGCTCGCCCGCAACGAGGTGACGGTGGCGAGCGGCAATCTCGCGACGATCGCAAGCCTGACGGACAAGATCGGCACCATTACCGGCGAGCTCCGGGCCTTCGCGCGCAAGGCGCCGGCCAAGGTCGAGGCGGTGCGGCTTCAGACCGTCATCGACGGCGCGCTGCTGCTGGTCGGCCACCGCTTGCGGCTGCAGGCCGTCGACCTCGAGGTCGTCATGGCGGAACCGGACCTGATCGTCACGGCGGACCGGATCCGGCTCGAGCAGGTGCTGGTCAATCTGTTGCAGAACGCGCTCGAGGCGCTTTCGAACACCCCGGACGGGCGGATCCGCATCGCCGCAGGAACGGAAGCCGACCGGGTGTCGATCGAGATCGCCGACAACGGTCCGGGCCTGCCGGCCGAGGTCATGGCCTCGCTGTTCATGCCGTTCACCACCACCAAGCCTGGTGGCCTCGGCCTTGGCCTGGTGATCTCCAACGACATCATCACCGAAGCCGGCGGCAGCTTTGCCGTCGAGAACCGCGGCGGCGCCGTGTTCACCATCACCTTGCCGAGGGCTTCCTGA
- a CDS encoding amidohydrolase family protein, protein MTRTLIRSAIIVSMDPAIGDFRQGDILIDGTTIAAVAPSIEAADAEIVDARDRIVIPGLVNAHMHTWQTGLRGIAANWTLLEYFAWVHRGLATRFRPDDIHVATLAGALGQIDAGATTLVDWCHNNPTPAHTDAAVDALFESGIRAAFFHGSPKPDPKPGEPHFSEVPHPRAEIDRLTRTRFSGPDQRVTLGMAILGPHYSTLEVARRDLKLARDFGLVASMHQGGGPARTPGGWETLLDDQLVGPAVNIVHGNDLSDTLLDRLVDKGVSFSVAPENEMAQGHGVPITGRLIRRGVAPSLGVDIESVVSSDLFTVMRMALAGQRLIDNAESRAQNGTIPETSTVTTRQALAWITIEGARMLGLAHRIGSLTPGKQADLVVLDASQLNLWPVHDPVSSVVMQAGARNVESVMIAGRFVKRNGKLAFGDTRNLRERLAASGSRILSELGLGQAQHEDGHMRMVT, encoded by the coding sequence ATGACGCGTACCCTGATCCGTTCGGCCATCATCGTCTCGATGGATCCCGCCATCGGCGATTTCCGCCAGGGCGACATCCTGATCGACGGCACGACGATCGCGGCGGTGGCTCCGTCGATCGAGGCCGCCGATGCCGAGATCGTCGACGCCCGCGACCGCATCGTCATTCCCGGCCTCGTCAACGCCCATATGCACACCTGGCAAACCGGCCTGCGCGGCATTGCCGCGAACTGGACGCTGCTCGAATATTTCGCCTGGGTTCATCGTGGGTTGGCGACCCGCTTCCGGCCCGACGACATCCATGTCGCGACGCTGGCCGGCGCGCTCGGCCAGATCGATGCCGGCGCGACCACCCTGGTCGACTGGTGCCACAACAATCCGACCCCGGCCCATACCGATGCCGCCGTCGACGCCTTGTTCGAGAGCGGCATCCGGGCCGCCTTTTTCCACGGCTCGCCGAAACCCGACCCGAAGCCGGGCGAGCCGCATTTCTCCGAAGTGCCGCATCCGCGCGCCGAAATCGACCGGCTGACGAGAACCCGCTTCTCAGGGCCGGACCAGCGCGTCACGCTCGGCATGGCGATCCTCGGGCCGCATTATTCAACCCTCGAGGTTGCGCGCCGGGACCTGAAGCTTGCGCGCGACTTCGGCCTGGTCGCGTCGATGCACCAGGGCGGCGGACCCGCCAGGACGCCGGGCGGCTGGGAGACACTGCTGGACGACCAGCTGGTCGGTCCTGCGGTCAATATCGTTCACGGCAACGACCTGAGCGACACCCTGCTGGACCGGCTGGTCGACAAGGGCGTGTCATTTTCGGTGGCGCCGGAAAACGAGATGGCCCAGGGCCATGGCGTGCCGATCACCGGCCGGCTCATTCGCCGTGGCGTCGCGCCCTCGCTCGGCGTCGATATCGAAAGTGTCGTGTCGTCGGATCTGTTCACCGTCATGCGCATGGCGCTGGCGGGCCAGCGGCTGATCGACAATGCCGAAAGCCGGGCGCAGAACGGCACCATCCCGGAAACATCGACCGTCACCACCCGGCAGGCGCTCGCCTGGATCACCATTGAAGGCGCCCGGATGCTCGGCCTCGCGCACCGCATCGGGTCGCTGACACCCGGCAAGCAGGCCGATCTCGTGGTGCTCGATGCCAGCCAGCTCAACCTCTGGCCGGTACACGATCCAGTGTCCAGCGTGGTGATGCAGGCCGGCGCCCGCAATGTCGAAAGCGTCATGATCGCCGGCCGCTTCGTCAAGCGCAACGGCAAGCTGGCCTTCGGCGATACCCGAAACCTTCGCGAACGGCTGGCCGCATCCGGCAGCAGGATCCTGAGCGAGCTCGGTCTTGGCCAAGCGCAGCATGAGGATGGTCACATGAGGATGGTCACATGA
- a CDS encoding maleylacetate reductase: MVGSFVYGGLPTRVVFGSGTLARLPDEVARLEARRVLVLTTPHQAVEGERVVRLLGDLAAGVYCGAVMHTPAEVTRDAMETLQGAGADCVVSLGGGSTIGLGKALALRTGVNQIAVPTTYAGSEMTPILGETKDGLKTTVRTLDVLPETVIYDVDLTLSLPVGLTGTSGINAIAHAVEALYAQDRNPIVSLMAEEGIRALAAALPRIVERPSDAEARAEALYGAWLCGSCLGTVGMALHHKLCHTLGGSFDLPHAETHTVVLPHAAAYNSAAAPEALARVATALGVADAPQGLFDLAGSVGAKRALKDLGMAEAGIEQAADLAVKNPYWNPRPVDRAAIRDLIARAWAGDRPVAA; encoded by the coding sequence ATGGTTGGCTCTTTCGTCTATGGCGGTCTGCCGACCCGGGTGGTGTTCGGCAGCGGCACGCTGGCGCGATTGCCGGACGAGGTGGCGCGGCTGGAAGCGCGGCGGGTGCTGGTCCTGACCACGCCGCACCAGGCGGTCGAGGGCGAACGCGTCGTGCGCCTGCTCGGCGATCTCGCGGCCGGCGTCTATTGCGGCGCGGTCATGCACACGCCGGCCGAGGTCACCCGCGATGCCATGGAGACCTTGCAGGGCGCCGGGGCCGACTGCGTCGTGTCGCTCGGCGGCGGCTCGACCATCGGGCTCGGCAAGGCGCTGGCCCTGCGCACCGGCGTCAACCAGATCGCGGTGCCGACGACCTATGCCGGTTCCGAGATGACGCCGATCCTGGGCGAGACCAAGGACGGCCTGAAGACCACGGTCCGCACCCTCGACGTGCTGCCGGAAACGGTCATCTACGACGTCGATCTGACCCTGTCCTTGCCGGTCGGGCTGACCGGCACCTCCGGCATCAACGCCATCGCTCATGCCGTCGAGGCCTTGTACGCGCAAGACCGCAATCCGATCGTCTCGCTGATGGCCGAGGAGGGCATCCGGGCCCTTGCCGCCGCCCTGCCGCGGATCGTCGAGCGTCCGTCCGACGCTGAGGCCCGCGCCGAGGCGCTTTATGGCGCCTGGCTCTGCGGTTCCTGTCTCGGCACGGTCGGCATGGCCCTGCACCACAAGCTCTGTCACACGCTCGGCGGCTCGTTCGACCTGCCGCATGCCGAGACCCATACGGTCGTCCTGCCGCATGCCGCCGCCTATAACAGCGCCGCCGCGCCCGAGGCTCTCGCCCGCGTCGCCACGGCGCTCGGCGTTGCCGATGCACCCCAAGGGCTGTTCGATCTTGCCGGAAGCGTGGGCGCCAAGCGTGCCCTGAAAGATCTCGGCATGGCGGAAGCCGGCATCGAGCAAGCCGCCGATCTCGCCGTCAAGAATCCCTATTGGAACCCCCGGCCGGTCGACCGCGCGGCGATCCGGGACCTGATCGCCAGGGCCTGGGCCGGCGACCGCCCCGTGGCGGCCTGA
- a CDS encoding gamma-glutamyltransferase family protein — MDWSFPYPSTRLPVFGDACVATSQPLAAQAGLAMLARGGNAIDAAVATAIALTVVEPTMNGLGSDLFAIVWDGTRLHGLNASGRAPLRLERRRFAHAAAMPLTGWDTVMTPGAVSGWLALSRAFGRLPFADLLEPAIRYAADGFLVPVVVARHWQMQASWFDGQPGFADSFLPGGRAPRPGERFRHAGLATTLERIAASDGRDFYEGRLAEAMAAFAAAHDAPLGAADLAAHEVAWVAPISQRYRGAVVHEPPPNGQGIAALAALGILGHFDLARFAPDDPERLHLMIEATRLALRDLADHVGDPRSMTLTPADLLAPSRLAEAAGAIDLARTMDLGHETGRAQGTVYLASADRDGLMASVIQSNFRGFGSGVVVPGTGIALNNRGSGFCLTPGHPNEAGAGKRPLNTIIPGFMTRLADGAPQAAFGVMGGTMQAQGHVQLVSRMIDHGENPQAAIDAPRWRIAGDGTVMVEAGLPAATATALAGKGHRLVAMPGWSHEAGAAQLIMRLGEAGAGYVAATESRRDGLVAAL, encoded by the coding sequence ATGGACTGGAGCTTTCCTTATCCCTCGACCCGCCTGCCGGTGTTTGGCGATGCCTGTGTCGCGACCAGCCAGCCGCTGGCGGCGCAGGCCGGCCTCGCCATGCTGGCGCGCGGCGGCAATGCCATCGACGCGGCGGTTGCGACGGCGATCGCGCTGACCGTTGTCGAGCCGACCATGAACGGCCTCGGCAGCGACCTCTTCGCCATCGTCTGGGACGGCACGCGCCTGCATGGGCTCAATGCCTCCGGGCGGGCGCCACTGCGGCTGGAGCGACGGCGTTTCGCCCATGCGGCGGCGATGCCGCTGACCGGATGGGACACCGTGATGACCCCGGGCGCGGTGTCCGGCTGGCTCGCCCTGTCCCGGGCGTTCGGCCGGCTGCCTTTCGCCGATCTGCTCGAACCGGCGATCCGTTATGCCGCCGATGGTTTCCTGGTGCCCGTCGTGGTCGCGCGCCATTGGCAGATGCAGGCGTCATGGTTTGACGGCCAGCCGGGCTTTGCCGACAGCTTCCTGCCCGGCGGGCGGGCGCCGCGTCCTGGCGAACGGTTCCGCCATGCCGGTCTGGCGACGACCCTTGAGCGGATCGCCGCGAGCGACGGCCGCGACTTCTACGAGGGACGCCTTGCCGAGGCCATGGCCGCTTTCGCCGCGGCCCATGACGCGCCGCTCGGCGCCGCCGATCTGGCCGCCCATGAGGTCGCCTGGGTCGCGCCGATCAGCCAGCGCTATCGCGGCGCGGTCGTGCATGAGCCGCCGCCCAATGGCCAAGGCATCGCGGCGCTGGCAGCACTCGGCATTCTCGGCCATTTCGACCTTGCTCGGTTTGCGCCCGACGATCCGGAGCGCCTGCACCTGATGATCGAGGCGACCCGCCTCGCCCTGCGCGACCTCGCCGACCATGTCGGCGACCCCCGGTCGATGACCCTGACGCCGGCCGACCTCCTGGCGCCGTCGCGTCTGGCTGAAGCGGCCGGCGCGATCGATCTCGCGCGGACCATGGATCTCGGCCATGAGACGGGCCGCGCCCAGGGCACGGTCTATCTGGCATCGGCCGATCGCGACGGCTTGATGGCTTCCGTCATCCAATCCAACTTCCGCGGTTTCGGCTCCGGCGTGGTCGTGCCGGGTACCGGCATCGCGCTCAACAACCGGGGCTCGGGCTTTTGCCTGACACCTGGCCATCCGAACGAGGCCGGCGCCGGCAAGCGGCCGCTCAACACCATCATCCCGGGTTTCATGACACGCCTGGCCGACGGCGCGCCGCAGGCCGCCTTCGGGGTCATGGGTGGTACCATGCAGGCGCAAGGCCATGTCCAGCTCGTCTCGCGCATGATCGATCATGGCGAGAACCCGCAGGCAGCCATCGACGCGCCGCGCTGGCGTATCGCCGGCGACGGCACGGTCATGGTCGAGGCCGGCCTGCCGGCGGCGACCGCGACAGCGCTGGCTGGCAAGGGCCATCGCCTGGTCGCGATGCCGGGCTGGTCGCATGAAGCCGGCGCCGCGCAGCTGATCATGCGTCTCGGCGAGGCCGGGGCAGGTTATGTCGCGGCGACCGAAAGCCGGCGCGACGGGCTGGTCGCGGCGCTCTGA
- a CDS encoding intradiol ring-cleavage dioxygenase → MLSFNEHNLSEEVVARFDGCDNPRLKQIVQALVRHSHAFVREVELTQDEWAFAIDYLTRTGHMCDDKRQEFILLSDVMGVSMLVDAINHRMPDGATETTVLGPFYLGEHRVTPHGADIAAGLDGEPMYVEGKVSTADGAPLAGAVIDIWHSDDDGFYDAQKSEADEASLRARFISDAAGRFHFKSIVPSSYPIPHDGPVGQLLEATKRHPMRPAHVHFHVSAPGFETLVTHVFISGDPWLESDAVFGVKESLIAALPGREGPIFPDGSPSPDRWRHLKYDFGLKAVGRRAVA, encoded by the coding sequence ATGCTGAGCTTCAATGAGCACAACCTGTCCGAAGAGGTCGTGGCGCGCTTCGACGGCTGCGACAATCCTCGGCTGAAGCAGATCGTCCAGGCGCTGGTCCGTCACAGCCATGCCTTCGTCAGGGAGGTCGAGCTGACCCAGGACGAATGGGCCTTCGCCATCGATTATCTCACCCGCACCGGCCACATGTGCGACGACAAGCGCCAGGAATTCATCCTCCTGTCCGATGTCATGGGCGTGTCGATGCTGGTCGATGCGATCAATCACCGGATGCCCGACGGCGCCACCGAGACGACCGTGCTCGGGCCGTTCTACCTCGGCGAGCATCGGGTCACGCCGCATGGCGCCGATATCGCGGCCGGACTGGACGGCGAGCCGATGTATGTCGAGGGCAAGGTCAGCACCGCCGACGGCGCGCCGCTCGCCGGCGCGGTCATCGACATCTGGCATTCCGACGATGACGGTTTTTATGACGCCCAGAAGAGCGAGGCCGACGAAGCCTCGCTGCGCGCCCGGTTCATTTCCGACGCAGCCGGCCGCTTCCACTTCAAGTCGATCGTGCCGTCGAGCTATCCCATTCCCCATGACGGGCCGGTCGGCCAGCTCCTGGAGGCGACCAAGCGCCATCCGATGCGGCCGGCCCATGTGCATTTCCACGTCTCCGCGCCAGGTTTCGAAACCCTCGTCACCCATGTCTTCATATCGGGCGACCCGTGGCTGGAGAGCGACGCGGTCTTCGGCGTCAAGGAAAGCCTTATCGCCGCTCTGCCCGGGCGCGAAGGGCCGATTTTTCCCGACGGATCGCCGTCGCCGGATCGCTGGCGCCATCTGAAATACGATTTCGGGCTGAAAGCCGTCGGGAGGCGCGCCGTCGCCTGA
- a CDS encoding LysR family transcriptional regulator produces MDRLKQVEIFVKTAELGSLSKAAEFLGMSNAAASRHLSALEDRLAARLIERNTRRLWLTEAGQEFFQRCTGVLTELADAEQAVNERAVAPAGLLRVTSSLSFALIYLAPILPAFRALYPKLGVQIIAANRYPDFIEAGIDVAIRTREHEPDSNIIVRRLSRTRRVLAAAPDYLARRGTPTAPDELASHDMLVYNLANDPYVLHLKKGASSRHVRITSVLDSNDGQIIRAAAVAGHGILIQPLYIVHDEIAAGRLKVILDDWDLPPLTMNIAYQDKRRLPVKIKVFTEFLIAHMRTTAVAQM; encoded by the coding sequence ATGGACCGCCTCAAACAGGTCGAGATCTTCGTCAAGACCGCCGAACTCGGCAGCCTGTCGAAGGCCGCCGAGTTCCTCGGCATGTCCAATGCCGCGGCCAGCCGGCACCTGAGCGCGCTGGAGGACCGGCTGGCGGCGCGGCTGATCGAACGCAACACCCGCCGGCTGTGGCTGACCGAGGCCGGCCAGGAGTTCTTCCAGCGCTGCACCGGCGTACTGACCGAGCTCGCCGATGCCGAGCAGGCTGTCAACGAACGCGCGGTGGCCCCGGCCGGCCTGCTGCGCGTCACCAGTTCCCTGTCGTTTGCGCTGATCTATCTGGCGCCGATCCTGCCGGCCTTCCGCGCGCTTTATCCGAAACTCGGCGTCCAGATCATCGCCGCCAACCGGTATCCCGACTTCATCGAGGCCGGCATCGACGTCGCGATCCGGACCCGCGAGCACGAACCCGATTCCAACATCATCGTGCGCCGGCTGAGCCGGACGCGGCGCGTGCTGGCGGCCGCGCCGGACTATCTCGCCCGGCGCGGCACGCCAACCGCGCCCGACGAGCTCGCGAGCCACGACATGCTGGTCTACAACCTCGCCAACGACCCCTATGTGCTGCACCTGAAAAAGGGCGCGTCATCCCGGCACGTGCGGATCACCAGCGTGCTCGACAGCAATGACGGGCAGATCATCCGGGCCGCCGCGGTTGCCGGCCACGGCATCCTGATCCAGCCGCTCTATATCGTCCATGACGAGATCGCCGCCGGCCGGCTCAAGGTCATCCTCGACGACTGGGACCTGCCGCCGCTGACCATGAATATCGCCTATCAGGACAAGCGGCGGCTGCCGGTCAAGATCAAGGTGTTCACCGAATTCCTGATCGCCCATATGCGGACGACCGCAGTGGCGCAGATGTGA
- a CDS encoding Dabb family protein, with amino-acid sequence MASPIKHIVMWRLRGETPEERAAARRKVKAAFEGLIGLIEGLNCIEVGVDISNVDYACDVVLVSEFANAADLERYATHPEHLRVRRELGDLRIDRHQVDYIPGA; translated from the coding sequence ATGGCCAGTCCGATCAAGCATATCGTCATGTGGCGCCTGCGCGGCGAAACGCCCGAGGAGCGCGCCGCCGCCCGGCGCAAGGTGAAGGCTGCCTTCGAGGGCCTGATCGGCCTGATCGAGGGCCTCAACTGCATCGAGGTCGGCGTCGACATCAGCAATGTCGACTATGCCTGCGACGTCGTGCTGGTCTCGGAATTTGCCAATGCCGCCGATCTGGAGCGCTATGCGACCCATCCGGAACATCTGCGGGTCCGGCGCGAGCTCGGCGACCTGCGCATCGACCGGCACCAGGTCGACTACATTCCGGGTGCTTGA
- a CDS encoding Bug family tripartite tricarboxylate transporter substrate binding protein, with product MPAIDDQPPSQHQPRPRLTAFLLGLACIGALYQPMAARPVAAQTVAPAAQPVRLLVPFAPGGGTDVAARLLAERLQAALGGSVIVENRPGATGSIAAREVARAPADGHVLLVGTAGTQAVAPVLAGSRSAFDPVADFMPVASIGTTPNLIVVPGHSPYVSLAALVADARARPEALSFGSSGAGTVSHLTAELLRFHAGFKALHVPYRGGAAAFGDLVSGRVQFMVDVPVALVEQVKAGALRALAVTATRRLVSLPDVPTAAEAGFPAVQSEVWIGLFAPKGTPGPVVQRLTQAVAAIVRDQAFAERLATLGFEPLGGGPEQLAALLRTDRDRWSQLVDGLGLKAD from the coding sequence GTGCCAGCGATCGACGACCAACCCCCCAGCCAGCACCAGCCGCGCCCACGGCTCACCGCATTTCTGCTGGGGCTTGCCTGTATCGGCGCGCTCTACCAGCCAATGGCGGCCCGGCCGGTCGCGGCGCAAACCGTGGCGCCTGCGGCGCAACCGGTCCGGCTGCTGGTGCCTTTCGCGCCCGGCGGCGGCACCGATGTCGCGGCGCGGTTGCTGGCTGAACGGCTGCAGGCCGCGCTCGGCGGCAGCGTCATCGTCGAAAACCGGCCCGGCGCCACCGGCTCCATCGCGGCGCGCGAAGTGGCCCGGGCGCCGGCCGACGGCCATGTCCTGTTGGTCGGTACCGCCGGCACGCAAGCGGTCGCGCCGGTGCTGGCCGGCAGCCGCTCGGCCTTCGATCCGGTTGCCGACTTCATGCCGGTCGCCAGCATCGGAACGACGCCCAATCTGATCGTGGTTCCCGGCCATTCGCCCTATGTGAGCCTCGCCGCGCTGGTGGCCGACGCGCGGGCCCGGCCGGAGGCCTTGAGCTTCGGCTCCAGCGGGGCCGGCACGGTGTCGCATCTGACCGCCGAGCTCCTGCGTTTCCATGCCGGTTTCAAGGCCTTGCACGTGCCCTATCGTGGTGGCGCTGCAGCTTTCGGCGATCTTGTGTCCGGCCGCGTCCAGTTCATGGTCGACGTGCCCGTGGCCCTGGTCGAACAGGTCAAGGCCGGCGCGCTCAGGGCGCTCGCGGTGACCGCGACCCGTCGTCTGGTGTCGCTGCCCGACGTGCCGACAGCGGCGGAGGCAGGCTTTCCCGCCGTTCAATCGGAGGTCTGGATCGGCCTGTTCGCACCAAAGGGCACACCCGGGCCGGTCGTCCAAAGGCTCACCCAGGCGGTCGCCGCGATCGTCCGCGACCAGGCTTTCGCGGAGCGCCTGGCAACCCTCGGTTTCGAGCCGCTCGGCGGCGGACCCGAGCAGCTCGCCGCGTTGCTGCGGACCGACCGCGACCGCTGGTCGCAACTGGTCGACGGTCTCGGCCTCAAGGCGGACTAG